In Oryza sativa Japonica Group chromosome 3, ASM3414082v1, one DNA window encodes the following:
- the LOC4333703 gene encoding DUF21 domain-containing protein At2g14520 produces MAVEYHCCGAAFFEHVVIIVVLVLFAGLMSGLTLGLMSLSLVDLEVLAKSGTDQDRKHAAKILPVVKNQHLLLCTLLICNAAAMEALPIFLDSLVTAWGAILISVTLILLFGEILPQSICSRYGLAIGASVAPLVRVLVWVCFPVAYPISKLLDHLLGKGHTALFRRAELKTLVTLHGNEAGKGGELTHDETTIIAGALELTEKKAKDAMTPLCQTFAIDINAKLDRDLMQKVLDKGHSRVPVYYEKKTNIIGLILVKNLLSINPDDEIPIKSVTIRKIPRVSEDMPLYDILNEFQKGHSHMAVVIRQTNANYAAEPPANDGGTLEVAISIDDKHGEKVVKNLPPLRRWKSCPNSQNSNRGNRNRKWSKDQSDVLQIHEEPLPTLNEDEEAVGIITMEDVIEELLQEEIYDETDVHVEEQ; encoded by the exons atggcggTGGAGTACCACTGCTGCGGGGCGGCCTTCTTCGAGCACGTGGTGATCATCGTGGTGCTGGTGCTCTTCGCGGGGCTCATGTCGGGGCTCACCCTGGGGCTCATGTCCCTCAGCCTCGTCGACCTCGAGGTCCTCGCCAAGTCCGGCACCGACCAGGACCGCAAGCACGCAG ctAAGATATTGCCTGTTGTGAAAAACCAGCACCTTCTGCTATGTACTCTTCTGATCTGCAATGCTGCAGCCATGGAG GCTCTGCCCATATTCCTTGATAGCTTGGTGACTGCTTGGGGTGCGATTTTGATCTCAGTGACATTGATCCTGCTGTTCGGTGAG ATATTACCACAATCCATCTGTTCACGCTATGGGCTGGCTATTGGTGCCTCAGTTGCTCCATTAGTCCGTGTGCTCGTTTGGGTTTGCTTCCCTGTTGCATATCCGATAAGCAAG cTGCTGGACCATCTGCTTGGTAAAGGTCATACAGCTCTTTTCCGTAGAGCTGAACTAAAAACACTCGTGACCCTGCATGGAAATGAG GCTGGTAAAGGTGGGGAGTTAACCCACGATGAAACTACTATAATAGCTGGAGCTCTTGAGCTTACTGAAAAGAAAGCTAAAGATGCTATGACACCCCTATGTCAAACATTTGCTATTGATATAAATGCAAAGCTTGACAG GGATCTAATGCAAAAAGTCCTTGACAAAGGTCATAGCAGGGTGCCGGTTTATTATGAGAAGAAGACAAACATTATTGGATTGATATTG GTGAAGAATTTATTATCCATCAACCCTGATGATGAAATTCCTATAAAGAGCGTAACTATCCGCAAAATTCCTCG TGTTTCAGAAGACATGCCCCTCTATGACATCCTAAATGAATTTCAGAAGGGCCACAGTCACATGGCAGTAGTCATAAGACAAACCAATGCAAATTATGCAGCTGAACCTCCTGCCAACGACGGTGGAACTCTTG AGGTTGCGATCTCAATTGATGATAAGCATGGTGAGAAGGTTGTGAAGAATCTTCCTCCACTAAGAAGATGGAAGAGCTGCCCCAACTCTCAGAATTCTAATAGAGGGAACAGGAATAGAAAATGGTCCAAAGATCAATCAGATGTTCTTCAAATACATGAAGAGCCATTGCCGACACtgaatgaagatgaagaagctGTCGGTATCATAACTATGGAGGATGTCATAGAAGAGCTGCTCCAG GAGGAGATATACGATGAGACAGACGTACATGTTGAAGAACAATGA